The genome window CAAATAAGCCACTTGCTATTTACCCCCATTTGCTAAGTACACCGTCATACTCCTTTTTGCATCTTAATTATCCATtatatcctttttcttttaaggTTTACACTGATGGAACACCTTTTCCTTtctgaaaatatctttattttacttACATGTGGTATTAGAGTATGTgttgtaaaattatataattcttcattaataatattttactccAATTTGTATGAACCctaactttaaaattaaaaacttttaaaattgggAATTATTGACATTTTCCGCTGCCAGTATAGACATTTACTGTATCACTTATAAATCAAGAATTGATTTTCGAACAGCTGAAGTCTTACTTCGTAGTGACTTACACATTGTTTAATgggcatatataataatttgatgATGAATTACCTTCGTATGGTATGGTCATGTACGTAATTTGTGTAATGTATATGCAACAGATTTCGTGAATCTCCAGGCCATGAATTCCTTGGgaattctaataaatattatggagttttgtttctttgttttttcaaataCTTTCGATCAAATCCTGTACGTGAAATTCTTGAATTTTTACGTCAAAGCTTTTTAAGCCcaagctttatttctaatacctTTAAATTCTCTTGTATTGTGAAAGTGAATGGAAGGCTTTATGGCAGCTTAATTGAtttcaattttgatattttattgctTGAACGTGATTGAATACATAAAGTTATATAATGGATATGAGGTGAAGATGAGGTTGATGATTAgggtttaaataataataaagataggataaaaaataagattttagataAGATTTAAAGAATACTAATGATATGATGAAAATAAGATTAACAAACCTAAGCTTGTGGAGTTAATGACTTTCAGAAACAAATGCTGTCTATACCATGTTTTTAACAGTTTtgttaatcttatattttttgattgcttttcttttccagacatcttttttttcctacaaaatgttaaaatgaaattatttgtaATTGTTTTCATAGGCaagagaattttatttttgctaTTGAATTGCTATGTGAGGGCAAGCCTAGTGCAGTGATAAAGTTGTGTCTTGGTGACTTGATCATGATTTTGAATTTAGAAGCAATCTCTTTGCATATATAACATAAGGATAAGATTGTGTACAATGACTTTACTTTCCTGCATGCCTTCACATAGTGACGAATCTTTTCGCATTGAAGTGtgttagtttattattattattattattgaattgcTATGAGATGTTAATTAATGAACTGGTTCAAGGTGTTTAGTTCATCTGAATTCTAAGATGCTTTTATGGTGATTCTCTTTTCTGGTACTAAGACGACTGGTTGTGGATGGCGTGAATACACAAAGGTATTCCAACACATAAGCAAGATGGAATTTTCATAGAGAAGCAAAACTGGCATAAAAGCATACATAATATTGTTGAAGGTTTCCTTTATGTTGGGATATTTCGAGATGGGCTGAAATGGAACATGCAAGGCCCGAGAAATGGTGTGAGGCAAGGTGTCGCACGCCCAGCTTGTTGGGGTGGGGTGCTGTTTGGGTCGCCTCAAAGGTGTGGGTAAGAAATGGTGATCTCGCGGATCTGGTCACTGACGTGTTGTGATGATCTTGATGGTGCTGTGCGATGGTGGCCTGGTGATGACGGGCAACGGTGGCTTGGGTGATTGGTGGCAGGGGCTTAGGATGGTGATCAGAATTGTTGATGTTGAGCCAGCACGGAAAATATGATTCTATTGtacaataaaatcatatttttgttacttttatttttttgcacccccaaattacaaagaaaacatGATTTCTTTTTAGTACAATGAAAtcgtgtttttatttatttatttttttttcacacccaCTCATGTAATTGAAATACATTTTCATTGTCTTTCGGTTCAAGGGATAATTTAGGAATATAACTAAAAGCACCCCCATGAGTAGTGCAAATAGAAAAATTGGTGGTGCTAAGAGTAATACTCCCAATTTATTCTCTAATTGGTTCCTCTTATTGAGAATTTCAACCCATTTAATCTccatttaatatgattaaacCTTTTGactttatcttattttcttgaGTGAGGTTGTCTCAactgggtgttgctaggtgcaccaacACCATTACTTGTGCACTGATGCTGCAAATAGAAGCTTCTTCCTCCTCCATCTCTCTGTGTTCTCTACCCAATCCGTATAAGTTATACGGATTGGTTAATTACTCATACGGATTAGGTAATCCGTATGAATCAATCCGTATAACTCATACGGTTTGGGCATTtcgtatgtttttttatttaattataaatatgttaatttgatttttgtctttaaatagttattttttattatttaattataaatatattattttgacttttgtttttaaatagttaatgttttttaattatagatatattattttgatttttttaaatagttatttttttatttttaattataaatatattgttttgatttgttttattcatttaataataaatatattatttttatttttttaaaataataattttaaaaaaaataaatatattgttttgatttgtgtttttaaatagttaatattttttaattataaatatattattttgattttattaaatagatatttttttattttttaatcataaatatattattttgatttgtgtttttaaatagttattgtttttcttaattgtaaatatattaatatatttttgttatatattagtttttttgtaaaaaaaaataggcaatgagacatattttttgttattttatttatttaattaattaattatagttaTTTTAAGTTGCCTTTTAATAAAgaagttaatttgattatataaaagtaataaaaaaatattttttaaaaatatataaaaaataattttttatttttgaattattaaatagtaattgattgaagtattgtttgaattttgacaTAAATTGTTATGATTGTTTAAATGTGGAAATCATGGTTAAAACTAGAGGTTTGGGTCAAGCTTTAGACAGTGTTATAGGAAGAGCCCTGAGAGAGAAGTAAATCATGATTCAGATGAAGTTTCCCAACAGCGGAGGCCCACAAGATCTGCACATAGACAACAAGAAGCTGCCCCTGTTGCTGAGGATGTTCAGCACGTGGATCATGCAGTTGATGAGGTCCACAAACAGCCTGAAGAAGCAGTTGTTGATGATGAAGTTGCTGATGCTAAGGATTTTCTAGGCGGGCCGTATGACATATCAGTTCTGACTGGTTATGTTGATCATGTTGCAGTCATTGTTAGGaaaagtatttatattttaaataaattattttaataagtatttgttattattgttaaaatgatttaattttttttaggaatgtCCTAAGTTGAAGCTATCATCCCATGGAAGGAAGGTTTAGAAATTCGACAGGCCTGTTGCAGAGATTGAAGGTGTAGTTgttgccacaggattaagtcctcTGATTGCATGTTCCTTGGACACTGGCGATCGGAGACTTATATCGGCTTTTATGGAGAGGTGGCATAAGGAAACTAGCAGTTTCCATCTTCTTGTAAGAGAGGTGACTATCACCCTCAATGATGTGGCATCTTTGCTTCATCTACCCATCACAAGTGTCTTCCATAGCTTTGAGGCTCTTCATATTGATGAAGTGGTGTTGCTATTAGTAGAATTACTTGAGGTGAGTGCAGATGAAGCAAGAGCTGAGACAGTTTAATGTCACGGGGCATATGTTCGACTATCACGGCTATGAGACATTTATCGTAGCAAATATGTGTAGTGTGGGATTTATGAGCATTTTCCTTCTGTTGCTAAGGCTATAGCTACTGAAGATTATCATGAGAGGAAATCACGTGCCTACCGTTGGAAGTTTAGGAAGACATTAACATTGTCAATGTATCAGAAGCGTCTAGATAGATTATCATGAGAGGAAATCACGTGCCTTCCGAATTGATTTCTTTGTTTTCCGGACATATTCGATGAGATCCAGCTGTTGTATACACCGACCAGAGAGGGTTGTGTGGCAGTTTGGGTATGTTTAGACCATTCCTCCACACTCTCCGGAGTCAAGATTATGCTTAGAAGATATTGACGACATATGGATGAATTTTTCTGAGTACCTTGCACCGGTGGGTCAGATTTGTGTTATGTTTGGACAGTGTGCAACATACTACATCGACTGGTTCTACATGATTTCTCATCCCATCATGAGACCAGCACGGCCCGAGGATCCAACTAGACATCCATCTGTCATGCACGATGACACATGTGTTGAACCGGATATTCCTCAATACCCAGTGGCGGCAACAACTATGGAGGAAGCACCTGCAGATGCACCTTCTCATGTAAAGAAACCTCGACATGCAATGGTAACATATATATTCAACTGACTctgatattcattttatttgaacATGCAATGTGTATAACCCTTTTCCATTGTTGTCAATGTCATAGGATGTTTGCCAAGAAATTGTTGAAAGGTTGGAATGTTTGCTGAATCTAAGGATAGTCACAGAAGGTACATAAGCATATAGTGTGATGGAAGACTACCTAAGGATCGCTAGAGGTATCACTGTGGAATGCTATGTATATGTGCGGTCGCGACGAAGGCGGCGTATGGAAGACGCCTGAAgacatttagtattttttaggcaatgtttagacaatttttatcattttattttatttgaaaaattttatttgagatcttttttatattagtatCAAACCCGTAGATCATAGGTCATGAAATAAATCCATAGACCCTATATTAGatacgaaaaaaaaaacctaagttTTGAATTAACACTAAATCCTAACTTGTGacataacactaaaccctaggtagtaaaacccctcaattatGATGCATCATTAAACCATAATTGGTGGTGTACCActaaaccctcattttcaaGTAACACTTAACCCTAACAACGTGCGTAAGACTAAACCCTAGGTATTATAGTAACCCTAAATCGTTTGAAAGCAAATTATAATAGATAATTATATGAATTTCCAATGAAATAGTTGTATATTATTGTAGTACATGACAATTACATAAGTAACTAAATCTTCACTCTTCACTTAAATTAACATAGTctattttcaacatcaacaaatTTATGTACTACTGCATTCTACTATTATATGTAGTTGGTCATTGTTTTGCCTGAGGATGACAATGTCTAGACCATAACAAAGCTAGAGGCGGTAAGGGACAACACTCTCTTAGAAATACCTGTTACAAAGCTAGAGTGTTGTCCCTTACCGCCTCTAGCTTTGTTATGGGGCAAATTTCCTGCATGGGGTTACTTTTAGAAACATTTTCCCGAAATGGGTCTGTTTCTAAAGTAATTCCTGCATGGTGCTCTTTTTTACGTAGAGCACATGCAAATCGCAGGAGGGAATGGCGCGTTCCTTCTCAACGCGCCACCTGGCAGTGGAGTCGCCAGCTTCAATGGCGTTTTGCAGGCTTGgactcgccagtttgactggcgagtTGAGGGTAGGGGACTGTTGTCCTCAGACTACGTGCAGCAGCGTTGCAGGAGGGAGGGATAGCTTTTTTGCAGTGGAAAGCGCCAGTGCTACTGGTGATTTGCGCTGCAGTTGGGAGTAGCCAGTAGCACTGGCGATTTGAGCTTGAAGTAGCCATTCCCAATGGCGATTTGAGCTCCTTTATAAACCACAACTCCGCCCATTTCATGTGCGTTTCTTGAAAATTACTGAGAGCTGATATCTTAAGGTGCATAtccatattttatgtgccttttCTAAAAAATAGTGAGTTTCAAATTGTTTATTATCCTATTTTGTGTTCAATTCTAAAAACGTTGTTGAAGGCAGGTTTAAGGTACAACTTTAAGgtataaaaattcaaatgtgTATTGcatgaatgttatttttatgaagtaatttttttatgccGGAAAAAAGTATGAATGTgaaatgtttattataattttttgtaattaagttgtatttttttgaGTTAAATTTGTGAgggttaaaataaaagtttgttttaaaaaacaattatatcatcatatttatttgaagaaaatatgttgagtaaaaaaattgttttgaatatgaagtttatagttattttataattatattaagttgGTGTTGGTGTTTATGTTGTATTAGtgtcttaaaaatttatgagtGTTCTTTGAAGTGTGTttatgttggtgtttttttaagatgaagttatagtatttttttaattagattaggttcatttgttggtgtgttaaaaatttatatgcGTTGAAGTTGAaagtgttatttattttaatatatttgtagtaataattttgtaattacctatttttattttgaagttattattgtGAAGATTAACTATTTATATGTTCGCCTAATTGAGATATTGTACAAATGATTGATGCTATTGATATTTAGACACTTACAAATTACAGACACCATAACAATacgtttaaatttttgttatattttttttcgtcAAATCATTTAACGAAAGACACCATAATAACTTATTTGACGATGCTTTGCTGTTTCtcgtatcatatttattttaatatatttgtagtaattttgtaattacctattttcattttgaagttattattgttaagattaattatttatattattaacttcgttcattgattttttttattttgtctttaaaattactatgttaaaattattcattttttttaagtgtgtcccatgaaatttatttcaagttaattaaattattttaaaagacaaataTAATGTGAAATTCCAATAAAGGGACCTTTTGTGATTAGATTTTATTAGTTTGgatttaaagttttataaaattgtttgtgttatttaagtgtgttgatgtgaaatttatttgaatttaatatttttgattACATcttcattagttaaaaattattacattgaaatcgtttatttttttaagagtgtcttaatgtgaaattgatttgacgttattttttttaaataaagttttattttgaagttccaGTAATGACTTTTTGTGATacccattttataatttatttgacgtgttaaaatattatttttgtaggtacacgatgaattcggttataacagtgttgtatttcaatagaagggtatatgaagataatgatggtgtaatatttgaaggcagtaaaaaagcgattcagattaaacgtggaattagtttcaatgctttgaagaaaaaaattggagataaggtaaagttacaaaataatgaaattatttctgctatcagctgtagatttttagtgtcaggaaaatatattgccttgcaaattAGTGATGACGAAGACGTCGAGACGATgctggaaagttttaaacaacaacaagaaatgtcagttctagaattgtacatagaaaaggatgtggctgggggttcaatgtttcattctgcaaattcccttacatcatgtggaaattatgtatctaacgATGACACACAACCgccaacaaatatgagcaatttaaatcttgacgaagatgatgatcatgatgatgattatcttgtgtctaactcatacgttgaagagtctttagacgaagatgacagtgttgacggtatatctgatacagacgatgaagtcaccgacattcctcaaccagtaagaattgttcacccagcagaaggtataatttgctgaattaaaaaattagacaataCATTTACGATTTGATGTCAATTGAATTTAATGCTAAATAAGcattatttgaatttcaatgctttgaaCTGTTAGGTGCACAACgaattgaaaatccattttggaatgatgctttacattataacaatatcaactggagttatcctaatgaggaggacatttgtggtttggagatgccgtcgacctttaatgttggccaagaattatatgttggcatggaatttgatagtaaagatgcggtcaaaaatgcactcaaacaatatgttatgaaggtgcatcaaagtttcaaagttgttgaaagcaaatcgaacaagtatgtggtttgttgcttgaataaaaatgcagagtgtccttgccctttctatatgagggcaattttatccaaaaaaaaaatacatggaaagtcacacaatggggtggaccacacacatgtctaaatatgaccatgacacaagatcacgagaaacttgattcagatttaattgccacttgtgtagtaggtacgtattttatgttcatattatgttcattttttgttaattgtcatttaaattttgttatgttattgacAGGCATggtcagagaagatccatcaataaaaatttctttgattcaagagaggattaatagtgaatttgcgtacaaggtgtcgtacaaaaaagcgtggttggcgaaacagaaagccattgcaattgaatatggcgattgggatgagTCCTATGCAaaactttcgtcgtggctaacacacatgcaaaatcattctcctggatcatattttcaagtactacatgacgattttatcattgggaatacggttagtcgcgaacaccgtcagtttcatagagttttttagacttttggccaatgtaaagaggctttcaagtactgtaagccaatcatacaagttgatggcacacatttgtacggaaaataccgtgggaccctcttaatggccacatcacaagatggaaatggtggtgtccttcctctagcattcgcggtggttgaaggtgagacgttgacagcgtggtcatggtttttggcacacttgcgtgaacacgtcacagataaaaattgtatttgtctgatatctgatcgacacgcgagtataaagtccgttgtcgctaacgaagcacttggttggcaacctccccacggttatcatgtctactgcgtgcgtcacatagcaagcaacttcaatcggaaattcaataatgcaaaacaaaaagacatgttgaagaaattgggtaagatttcatatttgatggtcCCGTTTATTTACCTTTCATATATACTTATCCACgttattcataactaattttatgcagcctacactccttgcaagcacattttttatcaaaatttagaaaaatttcgtgaactgagtccagccatagccacatgaattgattgaatttcaaaggaaaaatggacgatggcttatgatagagaaggacatcgatatggccacatgacaaccaacctctcagaatgtatcaataaggttttgaaggattgtcgcaacattcccataacagcattggtcaaatcaacgtacagtaggtatcgaaagtactttgttgagcaTGACCGCCAAGCACAGAGACAGTTAAATGAAGGGcaagtatattgttcaaagcttgttaaagaacttagaaaaaatcaagaacaagcttgttcgcacatcgttcgcgtgtatgacatccactccacaaggtttgaagtagaggagaccttccATCCTATtacgcaacgtggcggacaaaaatgggcagttaacttgaatggtcattattgtcaatgcggaaggtattctgtgcttcactatccatgttcacatattattgcagcttgtggttacgtgagcctgaactactaccaatatatagatgttgtttatacaaatgagcacatcttaaaagcttactccccacaatggtggcctcttgggaatgaagcggctattcctccttctaatgatgcatggacacttatccctgacccaactacaattcgtgcgaaaaggtcggccaaaatcaacaaggataaggaatgagatggattgggtcgaaccatttgaccaccgacaaaaatgcagtagatgtggagccgaagggcataacaggcgtcgctgtccaatgcaatctgagcgtgggagttgttcaaatcattgatttatgtatgttagtcgAGTGACTTGTATTTGTTGAAGTTGTCTTCAATGTATTGAATTtctggggttgaatcaatttgtgGGGTTCTATGaattcattagttaaaaacattacttatttttgtttgtgtaCATTAACTATTTGTGGGGTTCCATGAATTCATTAGTTAAAACCCTAACCCAaacacctaaaccctaaccccaagTCCTAGGAAACATCCATAATccctaaacctaaccctaatACATAAAACCTCACCCTAAAACCTTACCGTAATCCATAAAACCTAAACCCTCacacctaaccctaaacccttaccctaatccataaaacctaaaccctaacaccTAACCCTAAACCATTACACAAATCCATAAAGCCTAA of Glycine soja cultivar W05 chromosome 1, ASM419377v2, whole genome shotgun sequence contains these proteins:
- the LOC114372529 gene encoding uncharacterized protein LOC114372529 — encoded protein: MEHARPEKWCEARCRTPSLLGWGAVWVASKVWVRNGDLADLRFGSSFRQCYRKSPEREVNHDSDEVSQQRRPTRSAHRQQEAAPVAEDVQHVDHAVDEVHKQPEEAVVDDEVADAKDFLGGPYDISVLTGYVDHVAVIVRKRLSPLIACSLDTGDRRLISAFMERWHKETSSFHLLVREVTITLNDVASLLHLPITSVFHSFEALHIDEVVLLLVELLECGIYEHFPSVAKAIATEDYHERKSRAYRWKFRKTLTLSMYQKRLDRLS